A window of Phenylobacterium sp. NIBR 498073 genomic DNA:
GCCCGCGGTCGGTCGGCAGCAGGCCCCACAGCTTCGGCAGCAGCAGCCACGTGCCCAGGGCGCAGATCGCGAACCCTGCGCCCGAGAGGAAGAAGAAGGAATTGAACAGCCGCAGCGGACCCCAGGCCTCGCCGAGGGTCGAATAGATCCAGTTCAGCATTCAGGTCGCGGTCCGCGCGGTTGGACGATCGCCCGGATGTGTCGCAATCCGGGCGGCTTGTCGATGCGGCGAAGGCGCTTGGCCTATCCCGCCGTGCTGGTGGCGATCAGCCGGGCGTAGAACTGCACGGCGCGGTCCAGGTTCTCCAGGCTCATGTGCTCGTTGGTGCCGTGGATCATCTTGATGGTCTCCAGCGAGAAGACCATCGGCTGGAAGCGGTAGACGTCGTCGGCCACGCCGACCAGGTAGCGGCTGTCGGTGCCGGCGGTGACCAGGCTGGGGGCGACCGGCGCCTTTGCGGTGTCGCCGGCCAGGGCGGCGACCATCTTCCAGGCCTCCGACGTAGTCGAGGAGACCGGCGAGGGCTCGTTCGGTTTGCGGCTCCAGGCGAAGGTCACCGGCAGCGCGCCGACCGCGGCCTTGGCCCGCGCCAGCACCCCGGCCGAACTGTCGCCGGGTGCGATGCGGTAGTTGATCCAGGCGGTGGCGTCCTGCGGCAGCACGTTCTCCTTGGGGCTGCCCTTCAGCATGGTCGGGGCGATGGTGGTGTGCAGCAGCGCCGCCCCGGAGGGCGTGGCCGCGGCCTGCTTGATGATCAGCGGCTCGAACAGCCAGCGGTTGGCCATCGCCATGCGGATCATGAACGAGCCCTGCGGCGCCAGGGTCTCCATCATCATGCCGCCAGGGCCGTCCAGCTTCATCGGCGCCTGGTCCTCGGCGATCTTGGTCACCGCCTTGGCCAGGGTCAGCACGCCGCCGGAATCGGCCGGCGGGGCCGAGGAGTGGCCGCCTACGGCCTCGGCCGTGACCATCAGGGTCGCATAGCCCTTCTCGGCGATGCCGACCAAGGCGACCTGGCCCCCGGTCAGCGGGTTGTCCGAGATGATCGCCATGCCCTCGTCGAGCACGAACTGGGCCTTGATCCCGCGCGACTTGAACAGCTCGGCGACGGCCTGGGCGCCAGTGCCGCCGGCCTCCTCGTCATGGCCCGAGACCAGGATCAGCGTGCGCTTGGGCTTGTAGCCCTGTTGGGCCAGCGCCTCGACGCCTTCGAACAGGGTGACCAGCGAGCCCTTGTCGTCGATCGCGCCGCGGCCCCAGACCGCGCCCTCGGCGATCACGCCGCCGAACGGCGGATGCTTCCAGTCGTCCTCGGTGCCGGGCGTCACCGGCACGACGTCCTGGTGCGCCATCAGCACCACCGGCGCCAGGGCCGGATCGGACCCGGCCCAGGTGTAGACCAGGGTGTGGTCGGCGACGACCTCGCGGGTCATGGCCGCGTGCGCGGCCGGATAGGTGGTCTGCAGCCAGGCGTGCAGCTTGTCCCACTCGCCGGTCTGGTTGTCGGCCTTGTCCTGGTTGCTGACGGTCTGGAACTGGATCGACTGCGACAGGTGCTCGGCCGCCTTGCCGGTGTCGATCGCCACCGCCGGGGCCAGTTTCACCTTGGAGAGGTCCGCGCCGGCGTTGGGCTTATAGGTCAGCGTCCTGACCACGACGACGGCCGCGAGCAGTATGACGAGCCCGAGCAGTCCCAGAGCGATTCTACCGATGAGTTTCATGGGGTCCCTCTCCTCTGGAGCACGACCATAAGTCGGCGCCGCCGGGGAAGTGAAGCTGTGATGGCCGCTGCTAGCCGCGGGCGGCGCGGACGAAGAACACCGCGGTCATCGCGACCGACAGCGCGATGGTGGCGGCGCGCACGACCCGCGGGTCCAGCCGCCGGCCGAGGTGCGCGC
This region includes:
- a CDS encoding M20 family peptidase, producing MKLIGRIALGLLGLVILLAAVVVVRTLTYKPNAGADLSKVKLAPAVAIDTGKAAEHLSQSIQFQTVSNQDKADNQTGEWDKLHAWLQTTYPAAHAAMTREVVADHTLVYTWAGSDPALAPVVLMAHQDVVPVTPGTEDDWKHPPFGGVIAEGAVWGRGAIDDKGSLVTLFEGVEALAQQGYKPKRTLILVSGHDEEAGGTGAQAVAELFKSRGIKAQFVLDEGMAIISDNPLTGGQVALVGIAEKGYATLMVTAEAVGGHSSAPPADSGGVLTLAKAVTKIAEDQAPMKLDGPGGMMMETLAPQGSFMIRMAMANRWLFEPLIIKQAAATPSGAALLHTTIAPTMLKGSPKENVLPQDATAWINYRIAPGDSSAGVLARAKAAVGALPVTFAWSRKPNEPSPVSSTTSEAWKMVAALAGDTAKAPVAPSLVTAGTDSRYLVGVADDVYRFQPMVFSLETIKMIHGTNEHMSLENLDRAVQFYARLIATSTAG